Proteins co-encoded in one Trueperella abortisuis genomic window:
- the mraZ gene encoding division/cell wall cluster transcriptional repressor MraZ: protein MFLGTYEPRLDDKGRLILPAKFRDQLQGGLVMTRGQEHCLYIFPMSEFENILDNLRQAPMTSRDARNYTRVFLSGANDQIPDKQGRVTIPATLRQYASLDREVAVIGSGTRVEVWDLDKWNSYLESNESEFADREDELIPGLI, encoded by the coding sequence ATGTTCCTTGGCACGTACGAACCGCGTTTGGACGACAAGGGCCGTCTGATCCTCCCTGCGAAGTTTCGAGATCAGCTCCAGGGCGGGCTCGTCATGACGCGTGGACAGGAACACTGCCTGTACATCTTTCCCATGTCGGAGTTCGAAAACATTCTTGACAACCTCCGCCAGGCGCCGATGACCTCGAGGGATGCACGCAACTACACCCGCGTCTTCCTCTCCGGGGCCAACGACCAGATCCCTGACAAGCAGGGCCGGGTGACCATCCCCGCCACGCTTCGCCAGTACGCCAGCCTCGACCGCGAGGTGGCGGTGATTGGATCCGGCACGCGCGTCGAGGTGTGGGACCTAGACAAGTGGAATTCGTACCTCGAATCGAACGAATCCGAGTTTGCGGATCGAGAAGACGAGCTCATCCCCGGGCTCATCTAA
- the rsmH gene encoding 16S rRNA (cytosine(1402)-N(4))-methyltransferase RsmH, whose translation MADASNNALHVPVLTRTCLDLLAPALESGVLIDATLGMGGHSEAFLTRFPNIFVVGIDRDPAAIRLASERLARFAGRFTAVHTTYDDVDLVASEYGQDGKVEAILMDLGVSSLQLDEQERGFSYSVDAPLDMRMDTDAPRTAASILATESKTEIARILRVYGEEKFAGRIAEAIVRRREREPITRTGELAQLVRESIPAPARRTGGNPAKRTFQALRIAVNGELDSLRLALPRAIESLKVGGRLAVESYQSLEDRLVKDAFAAGTASTTPAGLPIELEGHGPYLASLTRGAIKADEAEIAANPRSASVRLRAVERVAPTPSHLVSPDHHRRENS comes from the coding sequence GTGGCTGACGCTTCCAACAACGCACTGCATGTGCCGGTCCTGACCCGTACCTGCCTCGACCTGCTTGCCCCGGCGCTGGAGAGCGGCGTCCTCATCGACGCCACGCTCGGCATGGGTGGACATAGTGAAGCTTTCCTCACCCGCTTTCCCAACATCTTCGTGGTCGGCATCGACCGCGACCCGGCGGCCATCCGCCTCGCCTCCGAGCGCCTCGCGCGTTTCGCGGGGCGCTTCACCGCCGTCCACACCACCTACGACGACGTGGACCTCGTCGCGTCCGAGTACGGTCAGGACGGCAAGGTTGAGGCCATCCTCATGGATCTGGGCGTGTCCTCCCTCCAGCTCGACGAGCAGGAGCGTGGCTTTTCCTATTCCGTCGACGCTCCGCTCGACATGCGGATGGATACCGACGCTCCGCGCACGGCCGCGAGCATCCTGGCAACCGAATCGAAGACCGAGATCGCGCGGATCCTGCGCGTCTACGGCGAGGAGAAGTTCGCCGGGCGGATCGCCGAGGCGATCGTGCGCCGTCGTGAGAGGGAACCGATTACCCGCACCGGCGAGCTGGCGCAGCTGGTGCGCGAGTCAATTCCCGCTCCCGCGCGCCGCACGGGAGGCAACCCTGCCAAGCGCACCTTTCAGGCTCTGCGCATCGCCGTCAACGGGGAGCTCGACTCGCTACGCCTCGCGCTTCCGCGAGCGATCGAGTCGCTCAAGGTTGGCGGCCGGCTCGCGGTGGAGTCCTACCAGTCGCTGGAGGATCGCCTCGTCAAGGACGCCTTCGCTGCGGGCACCGCGTCGACGACGCCGGCGGGCCTCCCGATCGAGCTCGAGGGTCACGGCCCCTACCTGGCGTCGCTCACTCGTGGTGCGATCAAGGCCGACGAGGCCGAGATTGCCGCGAATCCGCGAAGCGCCTCCGTCCGCCTGCGCGCCGTCGAACGCGTTGCGCCCACGCCTTCCCACCTTGTAAGCCCAGACCACCACCGGAGAGAAAACTCATGA
- a CDS encoding peptidoglycan D,D-transpeptidase FtsI family protein has protein sequence MSQDQSVASAVRAGIRRGLGSGKGPDRAARKVTNRRMRATAVVVMVLAAILGLRLVYLQVVQASTLAETAREFRWRTYPLEAKRGDIVDANGAVLATSLERYNVRADQTEIADFVTRDDEGNITGAGAAAAAKILAPLLKADPAELGGLLLGGETKSKWQLIASDISPEEWREINALGIRGIYPERFMQRQYPNGTTAGTVVGYLGQTEESDTPSGRAGIEQQYDTLLSGTPGMLQYEVAAGGAVFPNSERRETPAVDGGSVHLTIDADLQKATEDALNKVVAEQRAEWGTAVVIEVGTGRVLALADSNSPDPANLSASDPADWNSRAVSAVVEPGSTGKVVTYSAAINEGTITPLDLFLVSTPMQMPNGEVIRDNDDHPAERLTVAGTLAKSYNTGLIQIGDTLEDAVRYRYMTDFGLGSRTGIELPGESGGVVYPYEDWGGRTHYTTMFGQAWSATTLQLGQMMSVIANKGVYIPLHIVDGVQSVDGEYTATAVGESRQVITEESAHTMLDMMQAVTDPYSTGWLAREEGYNVAGKTGTAQVPDATGALTKRAGTFVGTIPAEDPKIIFASIVYNAAGAGYGGDTAAAVFSGTAQFAMRQMKVAPSQVPLVRLPWTEAELNQSKQ, from the coding sequence ATGTCACAGGACCAATCGGTCGCGTCCGCCGTACGCGCCGGCATTCGGCGCGGACTCGGATCCGGGAAGGGACCCGATCGCGCGGCACGCAAGGTGACCAACCGCCGGATGCGGGCGACCGCGGTGGTTGTGATGGTTCTCGCCGCTATCCTCGGCCTGCGCCTCGTCTACCTCCAGGTGGTCCAGGCCTCCACGCTTGCCGAGACGGCTCGCGAGTTCCGGTGGCGCACCTACCCGCTGGAGGCCAAGCGCGGCGACATTGTGGACGCCAACGGCGCGGTCCTCGCCACCTCCCTTGAGCGCTACAACGTGCGCGCCGACCAGACCGAGATCGCCGATTTTGTCACGCGCGACGACGAGGGCAACATCACCGGCGCGGGTGCGGCCGCCGCGGCCAAGATCCTTGCGCCCCTGCTCAAGGCCGACCCGGCTGAGCTGGGTGGTCTTCTGCTCGGGGGCGAGACGAAGTCGAAGTGGCAGCTCATCGCCTCTGACATCTCCCCGGAGGAGTGGCGCGAGATCAACGCGCTCGGCATCCGCGGCATCTACCCCGAGCGTTTCATGCAGCGCCAGTACCCCAACGGAACGACGGCCGGCACCGTGGTGGGTTACCTGGGCCAGACGGAGGAGTCGGACACCCCGAGCGGGCGGGCCGGTATCGAGCAGCAGTACGACACCCTGCTTTCCGGCACACCGGGAATGCTTCAATACGAGGTGGCGGCCGGCGGGGCCGTGTTCCCCAACTCCGAGCGTCGCGAGACTCCCGCCGTCGACGGCGGCTCGGTTCACCTCACGATCGACGCGGATCTGCAAAAGGCTACCGAGGACGCCCTCAACAAGGTGGTGGCCGAGCAGAGGGCCGAGTGGGGCACCGCCGTCGTCATCGAGGTGGGTACGGGACGCGTGCTCGCTCTCGCCGATTCGAACTCGCCCGATCCGGCCAACCTGTCGGCCTCCGACCCGGCGGACTGGAACTCGCGCGCCGTCTCCGCGGTTGTCGAGCCCGGATCCACTGGCAAGGTCGTCACGTATTCGGCCGCCATCAACGAAGGCACCATCACCCCGCTCGATCTCTTCCTCGTCTCTACCCCGATGCAGATGCCGAACGGGGAGGTCATCCGGGATAACGACGACCACCCGGCGGAGCGGCTGACGGTGGCCGGCACGCTCGCCAAGTCCTACAACACGGGCCTTATCCAGATTGGCGACACGCTCGAGGACGCGGTGCGTTACCGGTACATGACGGACTTCGGCCTGGGCTCGCGAACCGGTATCGAGCTGCCTGGCGAAAGCGGCGGCGTCGTCTACCCCTACGAGGACTGGGGCGGGCGCACACACTACACCACGATGTTCGGCCAGGCCTGGAGCGCCACCACGCTTCAGCTCGGGCAGATGATGAGCGTCATCGCAAACAAGGGGGTCTACATCCCCCTTCACATCGTCGATGGGGTGCAGAGCGTGGACGGCGAATACACGGCGACCGCCGTCGGGGAGTCCCGACAGGTCATTACGGAGGAATCCGCGCACACGATGCTTGACATGATGCAGGCGGTCACCGACCCGTATTCGACCGGCTGGCTGGCGCGCGAGGAGGGCTACAACGTGGCGGGCAAGACGGGCACGGCCCAGGTTCCGGACGCCACCGGAGCGCTCACCAAACGCGCCGGAACGTTCGTGGGCACGATCCCGGCGGAGGACCCGAAGATCATCTTCGCCTCCATCGTCTACAACGCGGCTGGTGCCGGCTATGGCGGCGATACGGCGGCGGCCGTCTTCAGCGGTACCGCCCAGTTTGCCATGCGCCAGATGAAGGTCGCCCCCTCGCAGGTTCCGCTCGTGCGCTTGCCGTGGACCGAGGCGGAACTGAATCAATCGAAGCAGTAG